One Gemmatimonadota bacterium DNA window includes the following coding sequences:
- a CDS encoding zf-HC2 domain-containing protein: MPTMTDESMHQDACPPEIVCSTYADGELAGSEARAFTAHLESCPRCQGIVNAFRRERDALFEIVGNAEAFLVETQPAQVSAPSPIHTMKLLGLVIGLAALMRVGIGWVIGLELPWSIEWLNPLNVSGQLSMLFSTGAYFIEYYQNGGTTMVTLISELGLAIGFIVLLASLYLLVRRPAGTLVVLGGLLLMLGHVRPAEAIEIRSRGDISVDAGEIVDDTFVAFGRTVRIDGEVTGDLITFAQSIEINGTVLGDIYSFGRTIEVDGRAGGGFAGFGQVIRIGDSIGQSVYGFAQSLRSSRDATIAGDLFAFGEDVNVGGSVGRNATVFASTLTISGDVKRDVTFRGQVATVQSSAVIGGNLDVGLPDVEDLEVDSAAAISGETIVDVPEPGREEEEKDGILSVWTIAWTVLWLVTAFLSGLLLLWALPALRRVPLDNLTGILTSAGLGFVLATATPILAVVLAVTLIGLPAGLVVGAVWALSLYVSKIVVAHFLGNALLRPKQEGVRSLLLPLLAGLVLVLIAVSLPYVGWVINLLLVIIGLGAMGQALYRSAGNRVAAA, encoded by the coding sequence ATGCCGACCATGACCGACGAATCGATGCACCAGGACGCGTGTCCACCCGAAATCGTCTGCTCGACCTACGCCGATGGCGAGCTGGCCGGTTCCGAAGCACGGGCGTTCACCGCTCACCTGGAAAGCTGTCCCCGTTGCCAGGGCATTGTAAATGCGTTCCGCAGGGAAAGAGACGCCCTCTTCGAAATCGTGGGAAACGCGGAGGCCTTTCTTGTTGAAACGCAACCGGCACAGGTGTCGGCGCCTTCGCCCATTCACACCATGAAGCTGCTGGGACTGGTCATCGGACTCGCGGCACTGATGCGGGTGGGAATCGGCTGGGTGATAGGACTGGAACTTCCATGGAGTATAGAGTGGCTGAATCCACTGAACGTTTCCGGTCAGTTGTCCATGCTGTTCAGCACCGGTGCTTATTTCATCGAATACTACCAGAATGGAGGTACGACCATGGTTACGCTGATTAGCGAGTTAGGCCTGGCTATCGGGTTCATCGTGCTGCTGGCTTCACTGTATCTTCTGGTGCGGAGGCCGGCCGGCACGCTGGTCGTGCTCGGAGGGCTGCTGCTGATGCTGGGACACGTCCGCCCCGCGGAAGCCATCGAAATACGGTCCAGAGGAGATATCTCGGTGGATGCCGGCGAGATCGTAGACGACACCTTCGTCGCCTTCGGCCGCACCGTCAGGATCGACGGCGAGGTGACGGGAGACCTGATTACCTTCGCCCAGTCGATCGAAATCAATGGAACGGTCCTTGGGGACATCTACTCGTTCGGCAGGACCATCGAGGTGGATGGCCGGGCGGGCGGCGGATTCGCCGGGTTCGGCCAGGTCATCCGCATAGGAGACTCGATCGGTCAAAGCGTCTACGGTTTCGCGCAGTCGCTTCGTTCCAGCCGTGACGCAACGATCGCGGGAGACCTCTTCGCCTTCGGGGAGGATGTCAACGTAGGCGGTTCGGTCGGTCGAAACGCCACGGTGTTCGCCAGTACGCTGACGATATCGGGCGACGTGAAGCGGGACGTTACCTTCCGCGGCCAGGTCGCGACTGTTCAGTCTTCCGCGGTCATTGGCGGGAATCTCGACGTGGGACTGCCCGACGTGGAGGACCTGGAGGTGGATTCCGCCGCGGCTATATCCGGCGAAACCATCGTGGACGTTCCCGAACCGGGACGGGAGGAGGAGGAAAAGGACGGGATCCTCTCAGTCTGGACCATCGCGTGGACGGTCCTGTGGCTGGTCACGGCGTTCCTGTCGGGCCTGCTACTGCTCTGGGCACTTCCCGCGCTCCGGCGCGTACCGCTGGACAATCTGACCGGCATACTAACGTCCGCGGGGCTCGGATTCGTGCTGGCCACGGCCACGCCGATCCTGGCGGTCGTACTCGCCGTGACACTCATCGGACTGCCGGCCGGACTGGTCGTTGGCGCCGTCTGGGCGTTGAGCCTGTACGTGTCCAAGATCGTCGTGGCCCATTTCCTGGGCAACGCGCTGTTGCGGCCGAAACAGGAGGGCGTCCGTTCACTGCTGCTGCCCCTGCTCGCCGGCCTGGTGCTGGTCCTGATCGCCGTCAGCCTGCCCTATGTGGGCTGGGTCATTAATCTGCTGCTGGTCATCATCGGCCTGGGCGCCATGGGACAAGCGCTGTACCGGAGCGCGGGTAACCGGGTGGCCGCGGCCTGA